One window of the candidate division KSB1 bacterium genome contains the following:
- a CDS encoding STAS domain-containing protein, whose translation MKIKQQMVGDVAVLSLSMTLFSGTPDSQEFKDKIYQLLDEGVTKFVIDMKGVKRMDSTGLGVLISALTSVRKRGGEFKLAEVNDIMESILVMTKLDSIFETHKTTEAAVQSFAKA comes from the coding sequence ATGAAGATCAAGCAACAAATGGTCGGTGATGTGGCTGTTCTGAGTTTGAGCATGACACTATTCAGCGGGACGCCGGACTCGCAAGAGTTCAAAGACAAAATTTATCAGCTTCTCGACGAAGGCGTGACGAAATTCGTTATCGACATGAAAGGCGTCAAGCGCATGGATAGCACCGGCCTGGGTGTTTTGATTTCGGCGCTGACCTCGGTTCGCAAGCGCGGCGGCGAATTCAAGCTGGCCGAAGTCAACGATATCATGGAAAGCATTTTGGTGATGACCAAACTGGATTCTATTTTCGAGACGCACAAAACCACCGAGGCGGCGGTGCAGAGTTTTGCCAAAGCGTGA
- a CDS encoding AMP-binding protein, which translates to MLANTLFDFLFRCSLDYAAHECVIYGETRLTYGYFAKVVERLAAGLADLGLRRGHRIALMLPNIPQFPLVYYALLKLGVWVVPINVLFKENEIRFVLDDSGADGFVAWEGFSSRLLPALAGLKPRRWQIFLGEKIPPGAVDLTHLIATSMQRFEHLGVENKVNAGPQDPAVIFYTAGATGPPKGAVYSHSNLAAATSASWRNFAIQSDDRFLAVIPLFHNLGQMLAMNLPLAAGASTVLLPKFDPVAIVETIAKERITHLVAAPSMFPALLRLAPDPAQLASLKWCLVSGAMLPARQREEFEQRYQLPVYEGYGLAECNPLITAFSAWIPRAPEKACASGFPLNGIEVAILDSTHRQMPDGTIGEIFVRGPWVMQGYLRHGQISREGFWNDWFGTGDLGMLDGEGFLYLVDRKADVILKAGFPVYPSEVEAVLAQHHKIEECTVIGVPDRLHGEEVKAYIVLRPNQTSAKEEMVEFCKSRLAFYKCPRHVEFVASLPHSVTGKVLKHLLREKKPAPATPESQPAAEVVVPQSEDLPDNATNESGV; encoded by the coding sequence ATGCTCGCCAACACGCTGTTTGATTTTCTTTTTCGTTGTTCTTTGGATTATGCAGCCCATGAATGCGTAATTTATGGAGAAACACGGCTGACCTACGGTTATTTTGCCAAAGTCGTTGAGCGTCTGGCAGCCGGGCTGGCGGATTTGGGCTTGAGGCGCGGCCATCGGATCGCGCTGATGCTGCCGAACATTCCGCAATTTCCGCTGGTTTACTACGCGCTGCTGAAGCTCGGCGTTTGGGTCGTCCCCATCAATGTGCTGTTCAAAGAAAATGAAATCCGTTTTGTGTTGGACGATTCGGGCGCCGACGGCTTTGTTGCCTGGGAAGGATTCAGTTCTCGTCTCCTGCCCGCCCTCGCCGGGCTCAAGCCGCGCCGCTGGCAAATTTTCCTCGGTGAAAAAATCCCGCCCGGTGCCGTTGATTTGACTCACCTCATCGCCACCTCCATGCAGCGTTTTGAGCACTTGGGCGTGGAAAATAAAGTCAACGCCGGCCCGCAAGATCCGGCTGTGATTTTTTATACGGCCGGCGCCACCGGCCCACCCAAAGGCGCGGTGTACAGCCACTCCAATCTGGCGGCAGCGACTTCCGCCTCGTGGAGAAATTTTGCGATTCAAAGCGATGATCGTTTTCTCGCCGTCATCCCGCTCTTTCACAATCTCGGCCAAATGCTGGCGATGAACCTGCCGCTGGCTGCCGGCGCCAGCACGGTTTTATTGCCGAAATTCGATCCGGTGGCAATTGTCGAAACGATTGCCAAAGAACGCATCACCCATCTTGTCGCCGCGCCTTCGATGTTTCCCGCGCTCTTGCGGCTGGCGCCTGATCCGGCGCAACTGGCTTCGCTCAAATGGTGTTTGGTCAGCGGCGCGATGCTGCCGGCGCGGCAGCGCGAAGAATTTGAACAGCGGTATCAGCTTCCGGTTTATGAAGGCTATGGCCTCGCCGAGTGCAATCCGTTGATCACCGCCTTCAGCGCCTGGATTCCGCGCGCCCCGGAAAAAGCCTGCGCGAGCGGTTTTCCTTTGAATGGCATCGAGGTCGCGATTTTGGATTCGACGCACCGGCAAATGCCGGATGGAACAATCGGCGAGATTTTTGTGCGCGGCCCCTGGGTGATGCAAGGTTATCTCCGACATGGCCAAATTTCCAGAGAGGGTTTTTGGAATGATTGGTTCGGCACCGGCGATTTGGGCATGCTCGACGGCGAGGGCTTTCTGTATTTGGTTGATCGCAAAGCTGATGTGATTCTCAAAGCCGGTTTCCCGGTTTACCCGAGCGAAGTCGAGGCCGTTCTCGCGCAGCATCACAAAATCGAAGAATGCACCGTTATCGGCGTTCCCGACCGCCTTCACGGCGAAGAAGTCAAAGCCTACATTGTTTTGCGGCCCAACCAGACTTCGGCCAAAGAGGAGATGGTCGAGTTTTGCAAAAGCCGTTTGGCGTTTTACAAATGCCCGCGCCACGTCGAGTTTGTCGCGAGCCTGCCACACAGCGTCACCGGCAAAGTTTTAAAACATTTGTTGCGGGAAAAGAAACCCGCGCCGGCGACTCCCGAGAGCCAGCCGGCGGCAGAGGTTGTTGTGCCACAGAGCGAAGATTTGCCAGATAATGCGACCAACGAAAGTGGCGTCTGA
- the fusA gene encoding elongation factor G has protein sequence MKEYPTDKIRNVAVVGHAAAGKTTLAEAMLLVAGEISRMGSVDEGTTVSDYHRDEIERKNSIVASILHCHWKEHKINLVDTPGYSDFVGEVQAGLRAVDMALFVLNAQAGVEVGTETTWQTAAEHQLPRLLFVNRLDKENVDFDKVLNACRERLGDGVFPVMLPASANETIDVLQMKLVGFDATGKMSLADIPAKWQDKAKEWRNQLIERAVEADDKMMEKYLEAGELTAEEIKQCLRQGISQGSVFPLLCGAAPKLFGVTALLDFICDYSPAPDFRGEIEVRAGSKQTTRRTADEAPLAALVFKTISEAHLGELSFFRIFCGKMMPNTEIFNASNQTTEKLGQLFVMNGKNRKEVAHLHAGDIGAVVKLKNTHTSDTLCDKREPVIIPPINFPAPLMTIAVEPKSKGDEDRLSAGLHALHQEDPTFIMRVDPELKQILLQGQSELHLGLVVKRLKEKYGVDVNMVEAKIPYRETIRGQAREFYRHKKQTGGAGQFGEVHFHMEGYREGAPYPNDLTIRDTEVTDLPWGGKLEFVSAIVGGAIDARFIPAVKKGVMEIMESGVVAGYPVTDVRVILHDGKMHPVDSNENAFRTAGRMCFRECFLKAKPMIREPIVEVEVTVPDEYMGDVMGDLSGHRGKILGVDSKGSSQVVKALVPLKEMAKYSTKLRSMTQGRGIYRQKFSHYEEVPKDQAEKLIKAYEEARAKGE, from the coding sequence GTGAAGGAATATCCCACCGACAAAATTCGTAACGTAGCTGTGGTTGGCCATGCGGCGGCCGGCAAGACGACGCTCGCGGAAGCGATGCTGTTGGTTGCCGGCGAGATCAGCCGCATGGGCTCTGTAGATGAAGGCACGACGGTTTCCGATTATCATCGCGACGAAATCGAGCGCAAGAACTCGATTGTCGCCTCGATTTTGCATTGCCATTGGAAGGAACATAAAATCAATCTCGTTGACACACCGGGTTATTCTGATTTCGTCGGCGAGGTGCAGGCCGGATTGCGCGCGGTGGACATGGCGCTGTTCGTGCTCAACGCGCAAGCTGGCGTCGAAGTCGGCACTGAAACCACCTGGCAAACCGCAGCCGAGCACCAACTGCCGCGACTGCTTTTCGTGAACCGACTCGACAAAGAAAACGTCGATTTTGACAAAGTTTTGAACGCCTGCCGCGAACGGCTCGGCGACGGTGTTTTTCCGGTGATGCTTCCAGCTAGCGCCAATGAAACGATCGACGTTTTGCAAATGAAATTGGTTGGTTTCGATGCCACCGGCAAAATGAGCCTCGCCGATATTCCGGCGAAATGGCAAGATAAAGCCAAGGAGTGGAGAAACCAACTGATTGAGCGCGCCGTCGAAGCCGATGATAAAATGATGGAAAAATATTTGGAGGCGGGCGAGCTAACTGCCGAAGAAATCAAACAATGTCTTCGTCAAGGCATCAGCCAGGGCAGCGTGTTTCCGCTGCTCTGCGGCGCCGCGCCGAAACTGTTCGGGGTGACCGCGCTGCTGGATTTTATCTGCGACTACAGCCCGGCGCCGGATTTTCGCGGTGAAATCGAAGTTCGCGCGGGCAGCAAGCAAACTACCCGGCGGACCGCGGATGAGGCTCCGCTGGCAGCGCTCGTTTTCAAAACGATTTCCGAAGCGCATCTTGGCGAGTTGTCTTTCTTCCGCATTTTTTGCGGAAAAATGATGCCGAACACTGAAATCTTCAACGCCAGCAATCAAACCACGGAAAAGCTCGGCCAGCTTTTCGTGATGAATGGCAAAAACCGCAAAGAGGTGGCGCATCTTCATGCCGGCGACATCGGCGCGGTGGTCAAATTGAAAAACACCCACACCAGCGACACCCTTTGCGACAAACGCGAGCCGGTCATCATTCCCCCGATCAATTTCCCGGCGCCGTTGATGACCATCGCCGTCGAGCCGAAGTCCAAAGGCGATGAAGACAGACTCTCCGCCGGCTTGCACGCGCTGCACCAAGAAGATCCCACCTTCATCATGCGCGTCGATCCGGAGCTGAAACAAATTCTTTTACAGGGACAAAGCGAGCTGCATCTCGGCCTCGTGGTCAAACGCTTGAAAGAAAAATACGGCGTCGACGTCAACATGGTCGAGGCGAAAATTCCGTATCGTGAAACCATTCGCGGCCAGGCGCGTGAGTTTTATCGCCATAAAAAGCAAACCGGCGGCGCCGGCCAGTTCGGCGAAGTGCATTTTCACATGGAAGGTTATCGCGAAGGCGCGCCCTATCCGAATGATCTCACCATTCGCGACACCGAAGTCACCGACTTGCCGTGGGGCGGCAAATTGGAATTTGTCAGTGCCATCGTCGGCGGCGCGATCGACGCGCGCTTCATCCCGGCGGTGAAAAAAGGCGTCATGGAAATCATGGAAAGCGGCGTCGTCGCCGGCTATCCGGTGACCGACGTGCGCGTGATTCTGCATGACGGCAAAATGCATCCGGTGGACTCGAATGAAAATGCTTTTAGAACCGCCGGCCGCATGTGTTTCCGCGAGTGTTTTTTGAAAGCCAAGCCAATGATTCGCGAGCCGATCGTCGAGGTTGAAGTGACCGTGCCGGATGAGTACATGGGCGATGTCATGGGTGACCTCTCCGGCCATCGTGGCAAAATTCTCGGGGTTGACAGCAAAGGCAGCTCACAGGTGGTCAAGGCCCTGGTGCCGCTGAAGGAAATGGCGAAGTATTCCACCAAGCTGCGCTCGATGACCCAGGGGCGCGGCATTTACCGGCAGAAATTTTCGCATTACGAAGAAGTGCCGAAAGATCAGGCGGAAAAATTGATCAAAGCGTACGAAGAAGCAAGGGCAAAGGGCGAGTGA
- a CDS encoding HIT domain-containing protein: MEYIKSSKEPGCIFCDKPQQSNDRENLIVHRSRHCFVIMNKFPYNNGHLMIVPYRHEAQVENLTAAEAQEMMALLQNAVAALKQTMAPHGFNIGMNAGKTAGAGIDDHLHFHLVPRWEGDTNFMPVVGHTKVVSEGLWETWEKLRGAFQGRG; encoded by the coding sequence ATGGAGTATATCAAAAGCTCCAAAGAGCCGGGGTGCATCTTTTGTGACAAGCCGCAGCAGAGCAACGACCGCGAGAATCTCATCGTGCATCGCAGCCGGCACTGCTTCGTGATCATGAACAAATTTCCCTACAACAACGGCCATCTCATGATCGTGCCTTATCGCCACGAAGCGCAGGTTGAAAATTTGACTGCCGCCGAAGCTCAGGAGATGATGGCGCTGTTGCAGAACGCCGTGGCCGCATTGAAACAAACGATGGCTCCGCACGGCTTCAACATCGGCATGAACGCCGGCAAAACCGCCGGCGCCGGCATCGACGATCATCTGCATTTCCACCTCGTCCCGCGCTGGGAGGGCGACACCAACTTCATGCCGGTGGTTGGGCACACGAAAGTGGTTTCGGAGGGACTTTGGGAGACGTGGGAGAAGTTGCGGGGGGCTTTCCAAGGCCGGGGATAA